The proteins below are encoded in one region of Drosophila santomea strain STO CAGO 1482 chromosome 2R, Prin_Dsan_1.1, whole genome shotgun sequence:
- the LOC120444486 gene encoding meiotic recombination protein W68: MGEFAESIERIALELLSNLVQGNATLRVPRNSAGNMITEYRRVSYNNHGSRHSFCLLIYMLSRVHRLQVHGGSFTVRGLYYDNPLLIRSQSRIAEARLDVCRMLNTSPLSLGILAASKGLVAGDLRLLMTNGDVLDSSLYGGPMTLPTDPEKIDRIETQAEFVLIVEKESVFESLLSRNVFGTFKRRFILITGKGYPDCCTRRIVNRLTVENQLAAYILVDADPFGVEIMLVYRHGSQSMSFSIQGLTTPALRWIGLHPSEIPALGTGAVALVAGDNKKINDLLARNDLEPGVRQELRMLQDVQLKAEIESVVDFLTDDYIPNKINRNLFL, encoded by the exons ATGGGTGAATTTGCGGAGAGTATAGAAAGAATTGCCCTCGAGCTGCTGAGCAACTTGGTCCAAGGCAATGCCACTCTACGTGTTCCCCGAAATTCAGCCGGAAACATGATCACGGAATATCGACGGGTCAGCTATAATAATCACGGAAGTCGCCATAGCTTTTGTTTGCTGATTTACATGCTCTCCCGGGTGCACCGATTGCAAGTTCACGGAGGAAGCTTCACCGTCCGTGGACTATACTATGACAATCCTCTGCTCATCCGGTCGCAGTCCAGGATTGCCGAAGCCAGGCTGGATGTCTGTCGTATGCTGAACACATCCCCGCTAAGCTTGGGCATACTGGCCGCCTCCAAGGGCCTGGTGGCAG GCGACCTAAGGCTGCTAATGACCAACGGAGATGTTCTGGACAGTAGCTTGTATGGTGGACCTATGACATTGCCCACGGATCCCGAGAAGATAGATCGAATCGAAACGCAGGCGGAATTTGTACTGATCGTTGAAAAGGAGTCGGTGTTTGAGAGTCTCTTATCTAGAAATgtttttggcacttttaaaCGCCGCTTCATCCTGATAACTGGAAAAGGATACCCCGATTGCTGTACGCGAAGGATTGTCAATCGACTCACCGTGGAGAACCAATTGGCGGCCTACATTCTCGTGGATGCCGATCCCTTTGGCGTCGAGATAATGCTTGTCTATCGCCATGGCTCGCAGTCGATGAGTTTTTCCATCCAAGGACTAACCACACCTGCGCTGCGTTGGATTGGGCTACACCCCTCGGAGATTCCCGCACTCGGCACTGGAGCGGTTGCCCTGGTTGCCGGCGACAACAAGAAAATCAATGACCTCCTCGCCCGCAACGATTTGGAGCCGGGAGTGCGGCAGGAACTGCGCATGCTGCAGGACGTTCAGTTAAAGGCCGAAATCGAGAGTGTCGTCGACTTCCTGACCGACGACTATATACCGAATAAAATCAATCGGAACTTGTTTTTGTAG
- the LOC120444281 gene encoding uncharacterized protein LOC120444281 has translation MLTLLIPLAATAIPVCAILFVAGTFLFKAYISIRSRYDARVNCWFCNGNARVPYQDRNSWTCPSCEQYNGFTKDGDYNRDMTSQRDCSLGSQKNSSKGSSSICANSYYSDVLTAHPPAPKNGLCDQCNEAQRLKVEKLSQFEPKNESRFDQELKVYRERLEKQFRLCSSCERHVNKVLHEKKKMVLSSKFLNYIIKGASLLKQPHFNRLASAQKQCKLQRYRALMTILTVVNIVCLLCRLPNATAIQFTSYLGKFFGLTLFYAYSHVLAFFRVVTSGVGLFLEQREMTAKLLLYGRTFGKLLLYSLGLSQQQVQQATFASCFIGLYPYAMLALCFLHKIYDGLKLTRFTIALLLWSAYAMGIEFLDPYINGISFILMGSIVTLILLATNRTNLLSQVNQDEAACESFHRLCADECDEETLSMLSQQLSGCSDISNGSLSIPNASVCHSPAPTISQRTIQAPASLLSLDSLHLSKQRMEQQAAWSSNYGGASTVVAPRAQPAMMFQQKPMRPLESQWYRHGPSNLAQGHAFTRSTQNLLMPSRLPPISRNVGGADVSAWVAANQSVNQDLSTASLMRHYEEKQQNQLSRTSSQSSGFESQARPETQWGTAAPTVRDYGWSEARESQRNLAVFPPMPSPTPTITPSEYQYSRTTLPQQQPTIQPGDLLRKWIESSSKSSQPIH, from the exons ATGCTAACCCTACTAATTCCGCTGGCGGCGACTGCCATACCTGTTTGTGCCATTCTCTTTGTAGCCGGCACGTTTCTTTTCAAGGCTTATATTAGCATACG ATCTCGCTACGATGCACGGGTGAACTGCTGGTTCTGCAATGGCAACGCACGAGTTCCCTACCAGGATCGCAACAGTTGGACCTGCCCGTCGTGTGAGCAGTACAATGGATTCACCAAGGACGGCGACTACAACCGGGACATGACGTCGCAGCGGGACTGCAGCCTCGGCTCCCAGAAGAACAGCTCCAAAGGCAGCTCCAGCATCTGTGCCAACTCGTATTACTCGGATGTCCTCACTGCTCATCCTCCAGCTCCCAAAAACGGCCTGTGCGACCAGTGCAACGAGGCGCAGCGCCTGAAGGTGGAGAAGCTCTCGCAATTCGAGCCTAAGAACGAGTCCCGATTCGATCAGGAACTCAAGGTTTACAG AGAACGACTGGAGAAGCAGTTTCGCCTGTGTAGCAGCTGCGAACGACATGTGAATAAAGTCCTGCACGAGAAGAAGAAAATGGTGCTGAGCTCCAAGTTCTTGAACTACATCATCAAGGGAGCATCGCTGCTCAAGCAGCCGCACTTCAACCGATTGGCCAGTGCCCAAAAGCAGTGCAAACTGCAGCGATACCGCGCTCTGATGACCATCCTGACTGTGGTCAACATTGTATGCCTGCTGTGCCGGCTGCCAAATGCAACTGCCATTCAGTTTACTTCATACCTTGGAAAATTCTTTGGGCTAACCTTGTTCTATGCCTACTCCCATGTTCTGGCCTTCTTTAGAGTGGTGACTTCAGGAGTGGGACTTTTCCTGGAACAGCGTGAAATGACAGCCAAACTTTTATTGTACGGCCGCACCtttggcaaacttttgctGTATTCGCTGGGCTTGAGCCAACAGCAAGTGCAGCAGGCAACCTTCGCGTCCTGCTTTATTGGGCTCTACCCATATGCCATGCTGGCCCTGTGTTTCCTGCACAAGATTTACGACGGATTGAAACTTACGCGATTCACCATTGCTCTACTGCTTTGGAGTGCGTATGCCATGGGAATCGAGTTCCTGGATCCTTACATCAATGGAATATCTTTTATA CTAATGGGAAGTATTGTCACCCTCATTTTGTTGGCCACCAACCGGACCAATCTCTTAAGCCAAGTGAACCAGGACGAGGCTGCCTGCGAGAGCTTCCATCGCCTCTGTGCGGATGAATGCGATGAGGAAACACTAAGCATGCTCAGTCAGCAGTTAAGTGGATGCAGCGATATCAGCAATGGCAGTCTGTCCATTCCCAACGCTTCCGTTTGCCACTCACCCGCCCCCACGATTTCCCAGCGAACAATCCAGGCGCCTGCTTCTCTGCTGTCACTGGACTCGTTGCATCTGTCGAAGCAACGGATGGAACAGCAGGCGGCTTGGTCTTCGAACTATGGAGGTGCCTCTACAGTAGTTGCCCCGCGAGCCCAGCCAGCGATGATGTTCCAACAGAAGCCCATGAGGCCATTAGAGTCACAATGGTATCGCCATGGACCAAGTAACCTGGCCCAAGGCCATGCTTTCACTAGGTCTACGCAAAATCTGTTAATGCCATCGCGTTTGCCACCCATAAGCAGGAATGTCGGCGGAGCTGATGTAAGCGCCTGGGTGGCAGCCAATCAGAGTGTCAACCAGGATCTGAGCACTGCCAGTCTAATGAGACATTACGAAGAGAAACAGCAGAATCAACTTTCCCGCACGTCGTCTCAATCTTCCGGATTTGAGTCGCAGGCACGTCCAGAAACCCAATGGGGAACCGCTGCTCCAACTGTAAGGGACTACGGCTGGTCCGAAGCCCGTGAGAGTCAGCGAAATCTCGCAGTTTTTCCGCCAATGCCATCGCCCACACCCACAATAACGCCTAGTGAATATCAATACTCGAGGACAACTcttccgcagcagcagccaactATTCAGCCAGGGGATTTACTTAGAAAGTGGATCGAGAGCAGCTCAAAATCCTCACAACCAATCCACTAA
- the LOC120444282 gene encoding tubulin beta-1 chain produces MREIVHIQAGQCGNQIGAKFWEIISDEHGIDATGAYHGDSDLQLERINVYYNEASGGKYVPRAVLVDLEPGTMDSVRSGPFGQIFRPDNFVFGQSGAGNNWAKGHYTEGAELVDSVLDVVRKEAESCDCLQGFQLTHSLGGGTGSGMGTLLISKIREEYPDRIMNTYSVVPSPKVSDTVVEPYNATLSVHQLVENTDETYCIDNEALYDICFRTLKLTTPTYGDLNHLVSLTMSGVTTCLRFPGQLNADLRKLAVNMVPFPRLHFFMPGFAPLTSRGSQQYRALTVPELTQQMFDAKNMMAACDPRHGRYLTVAAIFRGRMSMKEVDEQMLNIQNKNSSYFVEWIPNNVKTAVCDIPPRGLKMSATFIGNSTAIQELFKRISEQFTAMFRRKAFLHWYTGEGMDEMEFTEAESNMNDLVSEYQQYQEATADEDAEFEEEQEAEVDEN; encoded by the exons atgagGGAAATCGTTCACATTCAAGCTGGTCAGTGCGGCAACCAAATCGGCGCCAAG TTCTGGGAGATCATCTCCGATGAGCACGGCATCGATGCCACCGGCGCCTACCACGGTGACAGCGACCTGCAGCTGGAGCGCATCAATGTGTACTACAATGAGGCGTCCGGTGGCAAGTACGTGCCCCGCGCTGTCCTTGTCGATCTGGAGCCCGGCACCATGGACTCCGTGCGATCGGGACCTTTCGGCCAGATCTTCAGGCCCGACAACTTTGTGTTCGGCCAGTCGGGTGCCGGCAACAACTGGGCCAAGGGTCATTACACAGAGGGCGCTGAGCTGGTGGACTCAGTGCTCGATGTTGTCCGCAAGGAGGCCGAATCCTGCGACTGCCTGCAAGGCTTCCAACTCACACACTCCCTTGGCGGCGGCACTGGCTCCGGTATGGGAACCCTGCTGATTTCCAAGATCCGCGAGGAGTATCCCGACAGGATCATGAACACATACTCGGTGGTGCCGTCGCCCAAGGTGTCGGACACCGTTGTGGAGCCCTACAACGCCACCCTGTCGGTGCACCAGCTGGTCGAGAACACGGACGAGACCTACTGCATCGACAACGAGGCTCTCTACGACATCTGCTTCCGCACCCTCAAGCTGACGACACCCACATACGGTGACCTGAACCATCTCGTCTCCCTGACCATGTCCGGCGTGACCACCTGCCTGCGATTCCCCGGCCAACTGAACGCTGATCTCCGCAAGCTGGCCGTCAACATGGTTCCCTTCCCACGTCTTCACTTCTTCATGCCCGGCTTCGCTCCCCTGACCTCCCGAGGCTCCCAGCAGTACCGCGCCCTCACCGTGCCCGAGCTGACCCAGCAGATGTTCGATGCCAAGAACATGATGGCCGCCTGCGACCCACGCCACGGACGCTACCTTACCGTCGCCGCCATCTTCCGTGGACGCATGTCCATGAAGGAGGTCGACGAGCAGATGCTGAACATCCAGAACAAGAACAGCTCCTACTTCGTCGAATGGATCCCCAACAACGTGAAGACCGCCGTGTGCGACATCCCTCCCCGTGGTCTGAAGATGTCCGCCACCTTCATTGGCAACTCCACCGCCATCCAGGAGCTGTTCAAGCGCATCTCCGAGCAGTTCACCGCTATGTTCAGGCGCAAGGCTTTCTTGCATTGGTACACCGGCGAGGGCATGGACGAGATGGAGTTCACCGAGGCCGAGAGCAACATGAACGATCTGGTGTCCGAGTACCAGCAGTACCAGGAGGCCACCGCCGACGAGGACGCCGAGttcgaggaggagcaggaggctGAGGTCGACGAGAACTAA
- the LOC120445873 gene encoding elongin-C yields the protein MIAMDEQRGDKIYGGCEGPDAMYVKLISSDGHEFVVKREHALTSGTIRAMLSGPGQFAENEANEVHFREIPSHVLQKVCMYFTYKVRYTNSSTEIPEFPIAPEIALELLMAANFLDC from the exons ATGATAGCAATGGACGAGCAGCGCGGCGACAAGATCTACGGCGGATGCGAGGGTCCGGACGCCATGTACGTGAAGCTGATTTCCTCGGACGGCCACGAATTTGTCGTCAAACGCGAGCACGCTCTCACCTCCGGCACAATCCGGGCGATGTTGTCCGGACCGGGTCAGTTTGCCGAGAACGAGGCCAACGAGGTGCATTTCCGGGAGATACC ATCCCACGTCCTACAAAAGGTCTGCATGTACTTCACCTATAAAGTGCGTTACACCAACAGTTCTACCGAAATACCCGAATTCCCGATCGCTCCGGAGATCGCATTAGAACTTTTGATGGCGGCTAATTTCCTAGACTGCTAA
- the LOC120445870 gene encoding ADP-ribosylation factor-like protein 6 isoform X2, with translation MGMLHNLADLIKIKKDKMTILVLGLNNSGKSSIINHFKKSSEQTSIVVPTVGFMVEQFYSMSGVSIKAIDMSGATRYRNLWEHQFKNCHGIIYVIDSSDRMRFVVVKDELDLVLQHPDLSNRIVPILFYGNKMDMEDSLSSVKIAAALRLENIKDKPWHICSSSAISGEGLGEGVQWLIQQMRFAMLNNKNAAKSRSKHSK, from the exons ATGGGAATGTTGCACAATTTGGCCGACTTGATAAAGATTAAAAAAGATAAAATGACGATACTGGTGCTGGGACTGAACAACAGTGGCAAGTCCTCGATAATCAATCACTTCAAGAAGTCCAGCGAACAGACATCCATTGTGGTGCCCACAGTTGGCTTCATGGTGGAACAATTTTACA GCATGTCGGGTGTGTCCATAAAGGCAATCGACATGTCCGGTGCGACGCGATACAGGAATCTTTGGGAGCACCAGTTCAAGAATTGCCACGGAATCATATACGTCATTGACTCCAGCGATCGCATGAGATTCG TGGTGGTCAAGGATGAGTTGGATCTGGTGCTGCAGCATCCGGACTTGAGCAACCGCATTGTGCCAATCCTCTTCTATGGCAATAAAATGGACATGGAGGACTCGCTATCCAGTGTGAAAATAGCAGCAG CGCTTAGATTGGAGAACATTAAGGATAAACCATGGCACATCTGCTCCAGCAGCGCGATATCCGGCGAGGGTCTGGGCGAGGGTGTCCAGTGGCTCATCCAGCAAATGCGTTTCGCCATGTTGAACAACAAAAATGCCGCCAAATCCAGGTCCAAGCACTCCAAATAG
- the LOC120445870 gene encoding ADP-ribosylation factor-like protein 6 isoform X1 translates to MGMLHNLADLIKIKKDKMTILVLGLNNSGKSSIINHFKKSSEQTSIVVPTVGFMVEQFYSKWSRNHHQSIQLIYPLGAGMSGVSIKAIDMSGATRYRNLWEHQFKNCHGIIYVIDSSDRMRFVVVKDELDLVLQHPDLSNRIVPILFYGNKMDMEDSLSSVKIAAALRLENIKDKPWHICSSSAISGEGLGEGVQWLIQQMRFAMLNNKNAAKSRSKHSK, encoded by the exons ATGGGAATGTTGCACAATTTGGCCGACTTGATAAAGATTAAAAAAGATAAAATGACGATACTGGTGCTGGGACTGAACAACAGTGGCAAGTCCTCGATAATCAATCACTTCAAGAAGTCCAGCGAACAGACATCCATTGTGGTGCCCACAGTTGGCTTCATGGTGGAACAATTTTACAGTAAGTGGTCGCGGAATCATCATCAAAGCATTCAACTAATTTATCCCCTTGGAGCAGGCATGTCGGGTGTGTCCATAAAGGCAATCGACATGTCCGGTGCGACGCGATACAGGAATCTTTGGGAGCACCAGTTCAAGAATTGCCACGGAATCATATACGTCATTGACTCCAGCGATCGCATGAGATTCG TGGTGGTCAAGGATGAGTTGGATCTGGTGCTGCAGCATCCGGACTTGAGCAACCGCATTGTGCCAATCCTCTTCTATGGCAATAAAATGGACATGGAGGACTCGCTATCCAGTGTGAAAATAGCAGCAG CGCTTAGATTGGAGAACATTAAGGATAAACCATGGCACATCTGCTCCAGCAGCGCGATATCCGGCGAGGGTCTGGGCGAGGGTGTCCAGTGGCTCATCCAGCAAATGCGTTTCGCCATGTTGAACAACAAAAATGCCGCCAAATCCAGGTCCAAGCACTCCAAATAG
- the LOC120445872 gene encoding 60S ribosomal protein L11 has product MAAVTKKIKRDPAKNPMRDLHIRKLCLNICVGESGDRLTRAAKVLEQLTGQQPVFSKARYTVRSFGIRRNEKIAVHCTVRGAKAEEILERGLKVREYELRRENFSSTGNFGFGIQEHIDLGIKYDPSIGIYGLDFYVVLGRPGYNVNHRKRKSGTVGFQHRLTKEDAMKWFQQKYDGIILNTKK; this is encoded by the exons ATGGCG GCTGTTACCAAGAAGATCAAGCGCGACCCCGCGAAGAACCCGATGAGGGATCTGCACATCCGCAAGCTCTGCCTGAACATCTGCGTGGGCGAGTCTGGTGACAGGCTGACCCGTGCCGCCAAG GTGCTGGAGCAGCTGACTGGTCAGCAGCCAGTGTTCTCCAAGGCCCGCTACACGGTGCGTTCGTTCGGTATCCGCCGTAACGAGAAGATCGCTGTCCACTGCACGGTGCGTGGCGCCAAGGCTGAGGAGATCCTCGAGCGTGGCCTGAAGGTGCGCGAGTACGAGCTGCGTCGGGAGAACTTCTCCTCCACCGGCAACTTCGGTTTCGGCATCCAGGAACACATCGATCTGGGCATCAAGTACGATCCCTCCATCGGTATCTATGGTCTGGACTTCTACGTCGTCCTCGGCCGTCCTG GCTACAACGTGAACCACAGGAAGCGCAAGTCCGGCACTGTCGGCTTCCAGCACCGCCTCACCAAGGAGGATGCCATGAAGTGGTTCCAGCAGAAATACGATGGTATCATCTTGAACACCAAGAAGTAG
- the LOC120445754 gene encoding transcription elongation factor SPT5, translated as MSDSEVSNMSDSGSEDGSISNKSQRSARSKSRSRSRSGSRGSQSVSRSRSRSQSGHSRSGSESPQRRNNRDKSDESGEEEEEPPGEDIDSEEYDEEENDDHPRKKKKKERFGGFIIDEAEVDDEVDEDDEWEEGANEIGIVGNEIDELGPTARDIEIRRRGTNLWDTQKEDEIEEYLRKKYADESIAKRHFGDGGEEMSDEITQQTLLPGIKDPNLWMVKCRIGEEKATALLLMRKFLTYLNTDDPLQIKSIIAPEGVKGYIYLEAYKQTHVKTCIDNVGNLRMGKWKQEMVPIKEMTDVLKVVKEQVGLKVKQWVRLKRGLYKDDIAQVDYVDLAQNQVHLKLLPRIDYTRMRGALRTTATESDDSKRKKKRRPAAKTFDPEAVRAIGGEVHSDGDFLLFEGNRYSRKGFLYKNFTMSAILSDGVKPTLAELERFEESPEEVNLEIMGTVKDDPTSAHSFSMGDNVEVCVGDLENLQAKIVAIDGTMITVMPKHQDLKDPLIFKASELRKYFKTGDHARVLAGRYEGETGLIIRVEPTRVVLVSDLTNHELEVLPRDLQLCSDVATGVDCLGQFQWGDLVQLDSQNVGVIVRLERENFHVLGMNGKCIECKPTALHKRRENRNTVALDADQNQIRRRDIVKVMEGPHAGRSGEIKHLYRSLAFLHCRMYTENGGIFVCKTRHLQLAGGSKTNVNNAGTLGGLGFMSPRIQSPMHPSGGRGARGGARGGRGGFRVTRDREILGKTIKISGGPYKGAVGIVKDATESTARVELHTSCQTISVDRNHIAIVGVTGKEGSVSTYGRTPARTPGYGAQTPSYTAAGSKTPLVGSQTPNWDTDTRTPYGTMTPSHDGSMTPRHGAWDPTANTTPARNNDFDYSLEEPSPSPGYNPSTPGYQMTSQFAPQTPGTLYGSDRSYSPFNPSPSPAPSPYPVGYMNTPSPSTYSPNTPGGIPQSPYNPQTPGASLDSSMGDWCTTDIEVRIHTHDDTDLVGQTGIIRTVSNGVCSVFLRQEDRSVSIVSEHLAPVPPNSGDEFKVIYGEERESVGRVLSKQEGDVLVCKINDEVKMIPVNHLCKMKSID; from the exons ATGTCGGACTCGGAAGTCAGTAATATGTCGGATAGCGGCTCCGAAGATGGATCAATTTCCAACAAGTCGCAACGCAGTGCCCGATCCAAGTCACGGTCGCGTTCTAGGTCCGGGTCCAGGGGATCTCAGTCCGTTTCCAGGTCCAGATCCCGCTCTCAATCGGGTCACTCTAGATCCGGCTCTGAATCTCCACAGAGACGTAACAACCGCGACAAGAGCGATGAATCCGgtgaagaggaggaggagccgcCAGGCGAGGACATCGATTCCGAGGAGTACGATGAGGAGGAGAACGACGATCACCcaagaaagaagaaaaagaaggagCGTTTTGGTGGCTTCATTATCGACGAGGCCGAAGTAGACGATGAA GTCGATGAAGATGACGAGTGGGAAGAGGGTGCCAATGAGATTGGCATTGTGGGCAACGAGATTGATGAGTTGGGTCCCACGGCCAGGGATATTGAAATTCGACGACGAGGCACAAACCTTTGGGA CACCCAGAAGGAGGACGAGATAGAGGAGTACCTTCGTAAGAAGTACGCTGATGAGTCCATTGCAAAACGCCACTTTGGCGATGGCGGTGAAGAGATGTCAGACGAAATCACCCAACAAACCCTATTACCCGGCATCAA AGATCCCAATTTGTGGATGGTGAAATGTCGGATAGGAGAGGAGAAGGCCACCGCACTGCTTCTAATGCGAAAGTTCTTGACCTACCTGAACACCGATGATCCATTGCAAATCAAATCCATTATCGCTCCAGAGGGCGTCAAGGGATACATTTATCTGGAGGCCTACAAGCAGACCCATGTTAAAACTTGTATTGACAATGTGGGCAATCTTCGGATGGGCAAATGGAAGCAGGAAATGGTGCCCATCAAGGAGATGACGGATGTGCTAAAGGTGGTCAAGGAGCAGGTTGGCCTCAAAGTCAAGCAATGGGTGCGCCTGAAGCGTGGTCTCTACAAGGACGACATCGCACAGGTGGACTACGTGGATCTGGCCCAGAATCAAGTACACCTTAAGTTGCTTCCTCGCATTGACTACACACGCATGCGAGGAGCTTtaagaacaacagcaacg GAGAGCGACGATAGCAAGCGCAAGAAGAAACGTCGCCCGGCAGCCAAAACTTTTGATCCAGAGGCAGTTAG GGCAATTGGAGGTGAAGTACACTCTGATGGTGATTTCCTGCTCTTCGAGGGAAACCGATATTCGCGAAAGGGATTCCTCTACAAGAACTTTACCATGTCGGCCATTCTCTCAGACGGTGTAAAGCCCACTCTAGCCGAGCTAGAACGCTTTGAAGAATCTCCAGAAG AGGTAAACTTGGAAATTATGGGCACAGTGAAGGATGATCCCACTTCGGCGCACTCATTTTCAATGGGCGACAATGTTGAAGTCTGCGTGGGAGATTTGGAAAACTTGCAGGCCAAGATTGTGGCTATTGACGGCACTATGATTACTGTCATGCCTAAACATCAAGATCTGAAG GATCCTTTGATTTTCAAAGCTAGTGAGTTGCGCAAGTACTTCAAGACAGGAGATCACGCCAGGGTATTGGCTGGCCGTTACGAGGGCGAAACTGGCCTCATTATTCGCGTTGAGCCTACCAGAGTAGTGCTCGTCTCCGATCTGACCAATCACGAGTTGGAGGTGCTGCCCAGGGACTTGCAACTGTGCTCGGATGTGGCCACAGGTGTCGACTGTCTCGGCCAGTTCCAATGGGGAGATTTGGTGCAACTAGA CTCCCAGAATGTGGGCGTCATTGTGCGATTGGAGCGGGAGAATTTCCACGTCTTGGGCATGAACGGCAAGTGCATCGAGTGCAAGCCAACTGCATTGCACAAGCGACGCGAGAACCGCAATACTGTGGCTCTGGATGCCGATCAGAACCAGATTCGCCGACGTGATATTGTCAAGGTGATGGAGGGACCCCATGCA GGACGTTCCGGCGAGATCAAGCATTTGTACCGCAGTTTGGCCTTCCTTCATTGCCGCATGTACACGGAGAACGGTGGCATATTTGTGTGCAAGACCAGGCACTTGCAGTTGGCTGGAGGAAGCAAGACGAACGTTAATAATGCCGGCACTCTGGGTGGCTTGGGTTTCATGTCGCCGCGCATTCAATCGCCAATGCATCCATCCGGTGGTCGTGGAGCTCGTGGTGGGGCACGTGGTGGACGAGGTGGCTTCCGAGTGACCCGTGATCGCGAGATCTTGGGTAAAACCATTAAGATCAGTGGAGGACCCTACAAGGGCGCCGTGGGAATTGTCAAGGATGCCACTGAGAGCACGGCTCGCGTGGAACTGCATACCTCATGCCAGACGATTTCGGTGGACCGGAATCATATTGCCATTGTGGGAGTCACCGGAAAGGAGGGCAGTGTCTCCACATATGGACGCACCCCAGCTCGCACTCCCGGCTACGGAGCACAGACGCCCAGTTATACCGCTGCCGGTTCGAAAACGCCGTTGGTGGGAAGCCAAACGCCCAACTGGGATACGGATACTCGTACTCCTTATGGCACAATGACGCCATCGCACGATGGCAGCATGACACCTCGCCATGGCGCTTGGGATCCAACGGCAAACACAACCCCAGCCAGGAACAACGATTTCGATTACTCCCTCGAGGAGCCCAGTCCCAGCCCTGGCTACAATCCCA GCACCCCTGGCTACCAGATGACTTCCCAGTTTGCTCCGCAAACTCCTGGCACTCTGTACGGATCGGACAGGAGCTACAGTCCATTCAATCCCAGCCCCAGTCCTGCTCCGTCGCCGTATCCCGTTGGCTACATGAACACGCCGTCGCCATCGACCTATTCACCTAATACTCCGGGTGGCATACCGCAGTCGCCGTACAATCCCCAGACACCTGGAGCCAGTCTGGACTCCTCGATGGGCGACTGGTGCACTACGGATATTGAAGTTCGTATTCACACGCACGACGACACCGATCTCGTGGGGCAAACGGGCATCATCCGCACCGTTTCGAACGGTGTGTGCTCCGTATTCCTGCGCCAGGAGGACCGCAGTGTGTCCATTGTCAGCGAGCACTTGGCGCCAGTGCCACCAAACAGTGGCGACGAATTCAAGGTCATCTACGGCGAGGAGCGCGAGTCCGTGGGCAGAGTGCTGTCCAAGCAGGAGGGCGATGTCCTTGTGTGCAAGATAAACGACGAGGTCAAGATGATACCGGTTAACCACCTCTGCAAGATGAAGTCCATCGACTAA